ACAAAAAAACTTATGCTTAATGCGGCTCGAAATGCGGTCAAAAATGGAAACGTCGACCGTGCTGTGGAGTATTATAAACAGGCGTTATCATCCAATAAAGGCAATTCAAAGATTGCTGAGGAACTAGCCGGTATCTTGGCCAGGTTAGGAAGATTTGGAGAAGCCCTTGAACTGTATGAAAAGACTTTGCTACACGATCCAGAAAATTTGGAGGTATTAACTCTAAAAGTCAACCTTTTAGTACAGCTGAAAAAATATGCAGAAGCAAGGGAAACGTTAGAAAAAATTCCGTATGAGGAAAAAAGCAATCTGAAATTGCTGCGCCTCGAAGCAGATGTTGATGCATGGTCAGGAAATTACGGAAGGGCGATAGAGAAATATCAAGATTTGGTTAACCGGTTTCCGGAAAATCGTGACATTCGGTCTCACTATATTAAGGTTCTATCATGGGCAAAGAAGTGGTCTTTGCTCCTTGATACCATACGTGAGGAAAGGGATAAAATTGAAGTTACCGATGATATTCGTTCCACTCTGGTCGGGGCTTATTTATCATTAGGTGAAGACGAAAAGGCAATTGAGGTATGGAAAACAATTCACAGGAAATCTGATACCTGGCGCACTACTTCTTTGATGATCGTTGACAAATTCCTTTCCCGGAGAAAACTGACGGAAGCATCGAATCTCCTCGAAGAAATTGTATCGGTCAGTAAACCTGTTCCTGAAGTTCACCTGGCAGTGAAATTAGCAATTATTTATGCCTGCCGAGAAATGCCCGGTAAGGGATTTGAAGTCCTGAATCAATTTCCCGTTTCTCCCGAGTCGAAACCTATTATTGATATTACAAAAGCCGAGATATTGGCTTTAACAGGGCGATATGAGGATGCATTATCAATACTCCATACACTGGAAGGAGATAAAAAAGCTGGATTTCGCCCACAAATAGTAGAGCTGGAATGCTACTACGCTCTGGAGAAAGACGAAATACTCCTTGAAAAATCGTCCATGATTTTACAAAAGCTATCTATCGAAGAACGGATTGATAAGTCAAAAGTCTTAACATTGCGTGTTCTTTCGTATATACGGATGGGACTATATAAGGAGGCGGAAAAGGAGATTGAATTATTATCGGAGACGAACAAAGAAGATTTATGTCCTGCAATTCTTACGGTTTTGTTGCATGATGCTAAAAGACAGTTGAACAAATATGAGGAGTCAGTTCTGGTTTTGGGCAAGTTATTATCGGAATATTCAACGGAAACAGAAATGGTCAGACCTCAGCTTTTTGATGACGTGCCACTTTCCGCCTGGAAAGCTGCCGATGAGGTGGCCATGCATCGGAATCAAGAGGTAACCGCTCAATATGCAAGGGCCGAATTTAAGGCAGGCAATTTTCTACAGTCTTTAGATTTATACAAAGAACTGGATGAAAAAAACAAAGACCAAAAATATAGGCTTGGAATGGTAGAATGTTATTTGAATTTGGGTAAAGAAGGGGAAGCGAACAAAGTATTTGAAGAGATTCAAATACGTAAATTGCCAGAAAAAGAAATAGTCCGTTATTGTGAAGCATTGGTTAAATTGAGGAGAAACAAACAGGCACTTTATGCCGGGTTGTCCTTACTTCCGAAAGATATTTCAGAAAAGATCGTTGTCAAAGGGTTAACTATAATCGCAAATATTCAATCTGAGGACTATGACATTGCCAATGGAATGATGAAAAAATATCTTTCGAATCAGCCAGGAAATATGACCGTTTTTCAAGCAATCGTGGAACAGGTCGGATATTTTGACAGAGGCAGGAAAAGCAAGAACTATGAGTTTGCAAAAGACTGGCTGTGTCAGGCAGTTGAACAATTTCCCGGTGATCCCGGACTTCGTTATCAATATGCCAGACTGCTGGCCACCCACAACGAGTATGATTTGGCCTGCGAACAATTCCTGACACTTCAAAAGAATAGTCCCAAGGATGTGAGAATTCTGCGATGGTTAGCACAGGTAAATAGTTGGAGACGTGAATATGACGAATCATTAAGGTGGTATGATTTCTATTTGAGAGAACAGCCTACTGACTTTAAACGACGCCGTGAAGTGGCCAGGGTGTATGGATGGGCTTTACGTTTAAAGGATGCCAATGAAGCTTACAAAAATCTTTGCTGGAATTATGCGGAAGATTTTGAAATATATTGGGAATGGCAGGCGAAAAGGAATAACTGGTTAGGACGAAAACAGACTGCAATTTCTTTCTACAACAAACTGGTCGGGCGCCATCCTGAAGACACTGAAATGCTCTTCGATTTAGGTCAGATGTACTCCCAGCTTAATGTTAGCTCAAAGTCAGAAGATGCTTACAAAAATTGCTTGCCTATGCACCAGAACACAATCGTGCCTCTTTTGCTAAAGAATCGGAACGATGGAGGCATAAGCAATCTGTATGGCTTAAACAGTCGTATATCCATCAAAAAGGAAGTGGTGATGAATTTGGAAATTTTGAAATCACCCTGTTCAGGACAGACGTGGATTATTCTCCTGCAAGACTTTCTGAGGCAATGGACCTTTCGTTAGGATTGGGAAATACGATATTTAAATTTACGGAACATGGCGGTTCAACAGCCGAACATCTCACCTTACATGTAAACAAGCATTTTGAGAATGGAATAGCAGCATACCTGGATGGGGAATTATCGACCTACTCCGAGAATCGCCATGAAACGGGACAGTTTGGGACGGGCGTTAATTATAGAATTTATGATATGTTTGATGTTACCTTATTGGGTGGCCGTGAGGACGTGCTGCAAAATTTCAACACCCTAGAGAATAGCCGTGGGCGTTATTATACAGGCGGGCGTTTTGCGTGGGATATTTCACCCCATATTAATATTTCCAGTTATTTCAACGAGTATTGGTATAATGATGGTAATAATGGCACAGAGTATTATACGGTCGTTGGGTACAAATTATTTTTGTATCCAAAGATCTTTAAACTTATTGCGGAGACGTATGGCTTTGATGTAGATAAAAGACGTGATGAATACTGGTCGCCGGACAATTACCGCAAATATATGGGTGGTGTTGTTTGGAGACAGTATCTGGGAAGAGAGCATTTTAGCGGTGCCCCAAAACTTTATTATGAGCTTGCCATAAAACAAGGTGTGGATTCTGACGGTATTGATTTTACCGAACCAAAGTTTGAATTTGGATGGGACAACCAGAGGAGGTGGAATATAGGTTTTGAAGTAAAACCCGTACGATCAACGGTCTATGAAGAAGAGCAAGCAGATTTATTTTTTAATATTCGTTTTTAAAAATGAAAAAAAGTTTAAATTATAAGAATATTATTTTTATATTGGGCTTCTTTTGCTTAACATGTATCGGTTGCATTACCATGAAAAGACCCCCGGAAACACAATTAGAAACTTGGTGGAAATTATACAAAAAAAACTACATTCTCCCTGATGGACGTGTGCAGCGACCTGAACATGGTCTTGATACAGTCAGCGAAGGGCAGGCCTATGCCATGCTTTTCTCTGTTTTTCTGAATGACAAAGAAACGTTTGATTTGATTTTTGGATGGACAGAAGAACACCTTAGCAGAAGCAATAAACAGGGAGACCGTCTCCTTGCCTGGCATTGGAAGGACGGTGGAGTAAACGATTGGATGGCTGCTTCGGATGCCGATTGTGATTATGCATTTGCCCTATTGCTAGCTTCAAACCGATGGAGGGAAAATACCTATCGTGAGAAGGCTGAACTGGTGATTAACGACATTTTAAAATTCGAAACAGCACGTGGGGCTGATAATCGTCTTTTTTTGTTACCCGGTTTATGGGGTAATGAAAAAGAT
The sequence above is a segment of the Candidatus Brocadia sp. genome. Coding sequences within it:
- a CDS encoding tetratricopeptide repeat protein, with the protein product MKRTLLACIFGITTFWHLVVSLEAFEKEEDESLLFLMAARNAAKAGWANKAIQRYDAYLRKNPDDEVVVLEFADFLQESGHYRKAEAHYDTLIQRIGHVLERKNGFTKKLMLNAARNAVKNGNVDRAVEYYKQALSSNKGNSKIAEELAGILARLGRFGEALELYEKTLLHDPENLEVLTLKVNLLVQLKKYAEARETLEKIPYEEKSNLKLLRLEADVDAWSGNYGRAIEKYQDLVNRFPENRDIRSHYIKVLSWAKKWSLLLDTIREERDKIEVTDDIRSTLVGAYLSLGEDEKAIEVWKTIHRKSDTWRTTSLMIVDKFLSRRKLTEASNLLEEIVSVSKPVPEVHLAVKLAIIYACREMPGKGFEVLNQFPVSPESKPIIDITKAEILALTGRYEDALSILHTLEGDKKAGFRPQIVELECYYALEKDEILLEKSSMILQKLSIEERIDKSKVLTLRVLSYIRMGLYKEAEKEIELLSETNKEDLCPAILTVLLHDAKRQLNKYEESVLVLGKLLSEYSTETEMVRPQLFDDVPLSAWKAADEVAMHRNQEVTAQYARAEFKAGNFLQSLDLYKELDEKNKDQKYRLGMVECYLNLGKEGEANKVFEEIQIRKLPEKEIVRYCEALVKLRRNKQALYAGLSLLPKDISEKIVVKGLTIIANIQSEDYDIANGMMKKYLSNQPGNMTVFQAIVEQVGYFDRGRKSKNYEFAKDWLCQAVEQFPGDPGLRYQYARLLATHNEYDLACEQFLTLQKNSPKDVRILRWLAQVNSWRREYDESLRWYDFYLREQPTDFKRRREVARVYGWALRLKDANEAYKNLCWNYAEDFEIYWEWQAKRNNWLGRKQTAISFYNKLVGRHPEDTEMLFDLGQMYSQLNVSSKSEDAYKNCLPMHQNTIVPLLLKNRNDGGISNLYGLNSRISIKKEVVMNLEILKSPCSGQTWIILLQDFLRQWTFR